The following proteins come from a genomic window of Malus domestica chromosome 02, GDT2T_hap1:
- the LOC103407012 gene encoding brefeldin A-inhibited guanine nucleotide-exchange protein 5-like isoform X2, with amino-acid sequence MAGGAAGGFVTRAFESMLKECSPKKHADLQKTIQAYLDSTKEVNQTPQTEPSEKNQATTSADDGSSPETEGEAAKTDTEPGQSQTEEAESVAKPAITTTTISTVLAKAGNTLEGAQAELVLNPLRLALETKNLKVLEPALDCLHKLIAYDHLEGDPGLEDGKSVPLFSDLLNMVCSCVDNSSPDSTVLQVLKVLLTAVASTKFRVHGEPLLGVIRVCYNIALHSKSPINQATSKAMLTQMVSIIFRRMETDPGLEVASSGSGGHIEAISGQTSNTEAEETSNTEAEETSSEGQSEKEMTLGDQLNQVKDTPIASVEELHNLAGGADIKGLEAVLDKAVHHEDGKKITRGIDLESMTIVQRDALLVFRTLCKMGMKEDNNEVTLKTRILSLELLQGLLEGVGHPFTRNFHFIDSVKAYLSYALLRASVSQSPVIFQYATGIFLVLLLRFRESLKGEIGIFFPLIVLRSLDGLDFPISQKLSVLRMVEKVCKDPQMLVDIFVNYDCDLEAPNLFERMVTSLSRISQGTQNTDPNTVAVSQATSIKGSSLQCLVNVLKSLVDWEKSRGESENQSNKTRSLDGEAKEPVDVTSNFEKAKAHKSTLEAAISEFNRQPVKGVEYLKSNKLVENTPSSVAQFLRSTPSLDKAMIGEYLGHHEEFPLAVMHAYVDSMKFSGMKFDTAIRELLKGFRLPGEAQKIDRIMEKFAERYCADNPGLFKNADTAYILAYAVIMLNTDAHNPMVWPKMSKSDFVRMNAVDDAEECAPTELLEEIYDSIVKEEIKMKDETAGLEKSGKYKPEGEERGRLVSILNLALPRSALSVDTKSESEAIIKKTQAIFRNQGAKRGVFYTTQQLELVRPMVEAVGWPLLATFSVSMEEGENKSRVVLCMEGFKAGIHITHVLGMNTMRYAFLTSLVRFTFLHAPKEMRSKNAEALRTLLSLCDSETGSLRDTWNAVLECVSRLEFITSTPSIAATVMQGSNQISKDALLQSLRELAGKPSEQVFVNSVQLPSDSVVEFFTALCGVSAEELKQTPARVFSLQKLVEISYYNMARIRMVWARIWSVLAYHFISAGSHRDEKIAMYAIDSLRQLGMKYLERAELANFTFQNDILKPFVVLMRNSRSETIRSLIVDCIVQMIKSKVGSIKSGWRSVFMIFTAAADDELESIVESAFENVEQVILEHFDQVVGDCFMDCVNCLIRFANNRTSHRISLKAIALLRICEDRLAEGLIPGGALRPLDVNMDTTFDVTEHYWFPMLAGLSDLTSDPRPEVRSCALEVLFDLLNERGTKFSSTFWESIFHRVLFPIFDHVRHAGKESLVSSDDEWFRETSIHSLQLLCNLFNTFYKEVCFMLPPLLSLLLDCAKKTDQTVVSLSLGALVHLIEVGGHQFSESDWDTLLKSIRDALYTTQPLELLNALGFENLKNNNRVLIGDLEVNSGDSPSIKCDYDGVDSRQFDVSDNGRNPNAPVLAKQNSGVQMKTDGSEGLPSPSGSASKSAEAGSLQRTQTIGQRIMDNLFLRNLSKPKAIPSDASVPSSPIRAPEAVEPDIRDEEESSLLGTCRSKCITQLLLLGAIDSIQKYWSKLKAPQKIAIMDILLSALEFAASYNSYTNLRTRMHQIPDERPPLNLLRQELAGTVIYLEILQKATSGVSADKEGETDGEEKVEGLAEEKLVSFCEQVLREASDLQSGSGETTNMDIHRVLELRSPIIIKVLKGMCFMNQQIFRRHLRDFYPLLTKLVCCDQMDVRGALGDLFRAQLKALLP; translated from the exons ATGGCGGGCGGCGCAGCTGGCGGTTTTGTGACGAGAGCATTCGAGTCTATGCTCAAGGAGTGCTCTCCTAAGAAGCATGCAGATCTTCAGAAGACTATTCAGGCTTATTTAG ATAGTACGAAAGAGGTCAACCAGACTCCACAAACCGAACCAAGTGAGAAGAATCAAGCTACAACTTCAGCTGACGATGGAAG TTCTCCTGAAACAGAAGGTGAAGCTGCAAAAACTGATACAGAACCAGGTCAGTCTCAAACTGAGGAGGCAGAGTCCGTTGCCAAGCCGGCGATCACCACCACAACTATTTCAACTGTCCTAGCAAAGGCCGGGAACACCTTAGAAGGAGCTCAGGCAGAGCTTGTTTTGAATCCCCTACGACTTGCGTTGGAGACAAAGAACTTGAAAGTCCTAGAACCTGCTCTGGATTGCCTTCAT AAACTCATTGCATATGATCATTTAGAGGGAGATCCTGGTCTAGAGGATGGTAAAAGTGTACCGCTGTTCTCAGACCTTCTGAACATGGTTTGCAGTTGCGTTGACAACTCATCACCTGATAG TACCGTTCTGCAAGTGTTGAAGGTTCTTCTTACTGCCGTGGCATCCACGAAGTTTAGGG TACATGGGGAACCTTTGCTGGGAGTTATCAGAGTGTGCTACAATATTGCTCTGCACAG CAAGAGTCCCATAAACCAAGCAACGTCAAAGGCAATGCTTACGCAGATGGTCAGCATCATATTCAGGAGAATGGAGACTGATCCG GGACTTGAGGTTGCATCATCTGGTTCTGGTGGACATATAGAAGCCATTTCAGGACAAACTTCAAATACTGAAGCCGAAGAAACTTCAAATACTGAAGCCGAAGAAACTTCCTCAGAAGGACAAAGTGAGAAAGAAATGACTTTAGGAGATCAACTTAACCAGGTCAAAGATACACCCATTGCATCTGTTGAGGAACTTCATAATCTTGCTGGCGGTGCTGACATCAAG GGCTTAGAGGCTGTCCTGGACAAAGCTGTGCATCATGAAGATGGTAAAAAGATAACCAG AGGGATTGACCTCGAGAGCATGACCATAGTTCAACGTGATGCCTTACTGGTTTTCCGCACTCTTTGCAAG ATGGGGATGAAGGAAGACAACAATGAAGTTACATTGAAGACGAGGATTTTGTCTCTTGAGCTGTTGCAG GGTTTATTGGAAGGGGTTGGCCATCCATTTACTAGGAACTTCCATTTTATTGACTCGGTGAAAGCATACCTTTCATATGCTTTGTTGCGGGCTTCAGTTTCCCAGTCTCCTGTCATATTTCAG TATGCAACAGGAATTTTTTTAGTGCTATTGTTGCGATTCAGAGAAAGCCTCAAG GGTGAAATAGGCATCTTCTTTCCCTTGATAGTTCTACGATCACTGGATGGCTTGGATTTTCCAATTAGCCAGAAATTAAGTGTTCTTAG GATGGTTGAAAAAGTTTGCAAGGATCCTCAGATGCTTGTTGACATATTTGTGAACTATGATTGTGATCTTGAGGCACCAAACTTGTTTGAGCGTATG GTTACAAGTCTATCCAGAATttctcaagggactcaaaacacaGATCCAAATACGGTTGCTGTATCACAGGCAACCTCAATTAAAGGTTCATCTCTTCAG TGTCTCGTGAATGTGCTTAAATCACTAGTTGATTGGGAAAAGTCACGTGGAGAATCAGAAAACCAGAGTAATAAGACTCGGTCTCTAGATGGAGAAGCTAAAGAACCTGTTGATGTAACCAGTAACTTTGAGAAGGCAAAAGCTCATAAATCTACATTGGAAGCTGCCATCTCTGAG TTCAATAGGCAACCAGTAAAGGGTGTAGAATATCTGAAATCCAATAAATTGGTGGAAAATACACCCAGTTCGGTTGCCCAATTTTTGAGAAGTACTCCCAGTCTGGACAAG GCTATGATTGGGGAATATTTGGGTCACCATGAAGAATTTCCCCTTGCTGTGATGCATGCTTATGTAGATTCCATGAAGTTTTCAGGAATGAAGTTTGACACTGCAATTCGTGAACTTCTTAAAGGATTCAGACTTCCAGGGGAAGCTCAAAAGATAGATCGCATCATGGAAAAATTTGCAGAGAG ATATTGTGCAGATAATCCAGGTCTTTTCAAAAATGCAGACACCGCATACATTTTAGCATATGCGGTTATAATGTTGAATACTGATGCGCATAATCCAATGGTGTGGCCTAAAATGTCCAAGTCAGATTTTGTACGCATGAATGCTGTAGATGACGCAGAAGAGtgtgctccaactgaacttcTGGAAGAAATCTACGATTCAATTGTTAAAGAAGAGATAAAGATGAAAGATGAGACTGCTGGTCTTGAGAAAAGTGGAAAATATAAGCCAGAAGGTGAAGAGAGAGGCCGCCTTGTCAGTATCCTTAATCTGGCTCTTCCCAGAAGTGCTTTGTCCGTTGATACTAAGTCTGAAAGTGAAGCTATCATTAAGAAAACACAAGCTATATTTCGGAATCAAGGAGCAAAAAGAGGGGTCTTCTATACTACACAACAATTAGAGCTAGTAAGGCCTATGGTTGAAGCTGTAGGATGGCCTTTGCTCGCTACATTTTCTGTTTCAATGGAGGAGGGTGAGAATAAGTCGAGGGTTGTTCTCTGTATGGAGGGATTTAAAGCTGGAATACACATTACACATGTTCTTGGAATGAATACCATGCGCTATGCCTTTTTAACATCTTTGGTCAG atttactttcttgcatgcTCCGAAGGAAATGCGTAGTAAAAATGCAGAAGCACTGCGAACTCTACTCTCTCTTTGTGATTCAGAGACTGGCTCCCTTAGAGATACATGGAATGCAGTTTTAGAATGTGTTTCTCGGCTTGAGTTCATTACTTCAACTCCTTCTATAGCAGCAACAGTCATGCAAGGATCAAACCAAATCTCCAAAGACGCTCTTCTTCAATCTTTAAGAGAGTTGGCTGGAAAACCTTCTGAACAAGTATTTGTGAATAGCGTTCAGCTTCCTAGTGATTCTGTAGTGGAGTTCTTCACTGCACTCTGTGGCGTATCAGCTGAAGAACTAAAACAAACTCCAGCTCGTGTGTTTAGCTTGCAAAAACTTGTAGAGATCAGCTACTACAACATGGCTCGTATACGCATG GTCTGGGCTAGAATATGGTCTGTTTTGGCATACCACTTTATTTCAGCTGGGAGTCATCGTGATGAAAAAATTGCTATGTATGCAATAGATTCTCTGAGGCAGCTTGGTATGAAGTATCTGGAGCGAGCGGAACTTGCCAATTTCACATTCCAAAATGACATTCTTAAACCTTTTGTTGTTCTTATGCGCAATAGTCGAAGTGAAACCATAAGGAGCTTAATAGTTGATTGCATTGTTCAA ATGATAAAATCCAAAGTAGGGAGCATCAAGTCTGGATGGCGTAGTGTTTTCATGATTTTTACAGCTGCTGCAGATGATGAATTGGAATCAATCGTTGAGAGTGCATTTGAAAATGTTGAACAGG TTATCTTGGAACACTTCGATCAAGTAGTTGGAGATTGTTTCATGGACTGTGTCAACTGTCTTATCAGGTTTGCTAATAATAGAACTTCACACCGTATAAGTTTGAAGGCTATTGCACTCTTGCGGATATGTGAGGATCGTCTGGCAGAG GGTCTTATACCTGGTGGTGCCTTGAGGCCTCTTGATGTAAATATGGATACAACTTTTGATGTGACCGAACATTATTGGTTCCCAATGCTGGCTGGTCTGTCTGATCTGACATCGGATCCAAGACCAGAAGTCAGAAGCTGTGCACTTGAAGTTTTGTTTGATCTACTGAATGAGAGAGGTACCAAGTTCTCATCAACATTTTGGGAGAGCATTTTTCATCGGGTCTTGTTTCCCATATTTGATCACGTGAGACATGCTGGAAAGGAAAGCTTGGTTTCTTCTGACGATGAATGGTTCCGTGAAACAAGCATTCACTCGCTGCAGTTGCTTTGCAACCTTTTCAACACGTTTTATAAG GAGGTATGTTTCATGTTGCCACCCCTACTCAGTCTACTTTTGGATTGTGCCAAAAAGACTGATCAAACAGTAGTTTCATTATCTCTGGGTGCACTGGTGCATCTCATTGAAGTTGGAGGACATCAATTTAGTGAGAGCGACTGGGACACATTGTTGAAAAGCATAAG AGATGCTTTGTACACAACGCAACCACTTGAACTGCTAAACGCTTTGGGATTTGAGAATCTGAAGAACAATAATAGGGTGCTAATCGGAGATTTAGAGGTCAATTCAGGTGATAGCCCTTCCATAAAGTGTGATTATGACGGAGTGGATAGCCGTCAATTTGATGTCAGTGATAATGGAAGAAATCCAAATGCACCGGTGTTGGCCAAACAAAACTCGGGGGTGCAAATGAAGACGGATGGATCTGAAG GCCTTCCATCACCATCGGGAAGTGCTTCAAAATCTGCTGAAGCTGGAAGCCTCCAACGGACTCAAACAATAGGTCAAAGAATTATGGACAATCTGTTTCTCAGAAATCTTTCTAAGCCTAAGGCTATTCCATCCGATGCTTCAGTACCATCTTCTCCAATTAGG GCGCCTGAGGCTGTCGAACCTGATATCAGAGATGAGGAGGAGAGTTCACTGTTGGGAACTTGTAGGAGCAAATGCATCACTCAACTTTTACTGCTTGGCGCCATTGACAGTATTCAG AAATACTGGAGCAAGTTGAAAGCACCACAAAAGATTGCTATTATGGACATATTGCTGTCTGCATTAGAGTTCGCCGCTTCCTATAATTCATATACCAATCTCAGAACACGCATGCACCAAATTCCTGATGAGAG GCCACCTCTGAATCTTCTTCGCCAAGAATTAGCTGGAACTGTCATATATCTGGAGATCTTACAGAAGGCAACCTCTGGGGTTAGTGCCGACAAAGAGGGAGAAACTGATGGTGAAGAGAAAGTCGAAGGATTAGCAGAAGAGAAACTGGTGTCTTTCTGTGAACAGGTACTCAGGGAGGCATCTGATCTGCAGTCCGGTTCTGGCGAGACTACTAATATGGATATTCATCGGGTTCTGGAGTTACGATCTCCGATAATTATCAAG GTGCTTAAAGGCATGTGCTTTATGAACCAACAAATTTTCAGAAGGCATCTGAGAGACTTCTATCCGTTGCTTACAAAACTCGTATGCTGTGACCAG ATGGATGTTCGCGGAGCTCTTGGTGATTTATTCAGGGCACAATTGAAAGCACTTCTGCCATAA
- the LOC103407012 gene encoding brefeldin A-inhibited guanine nucleotide-exchange protein 5-like isoform X1 yields MAGGAAGGFVTRAFESMLKECSPKKHADLQKTIQAYLDSTKEVNQTPQTEPSEKNQATTSADDGSSPETEGEAAKTDTEPGQSQTEEAESVAKPAITTTTISTVLAKAGNTLEGAQAELVLNPLRLALETKNLKVLEPALDCLHKLIAYDHLEGDPGLEDGKSVPLFSDLLNMVCSCVDNSSPDSTVLQVLKVLLTAVASTKFRVHGEPLLGVIRVCYNIALHSKSPINQATSKAMLTQMVSIIFRRMETDPGLEVASSGSGGHIEAISGQTSNTEAEETSNTEAEETSSEGQSEKEMTLGDQLNQVKDTPIASVEELHNLAGGADIKGLEAVLDKAVHHEDGKKITRGIDLESMTIVQRDALLVFRTLCKMGMKEDNNEVTLKTRILSLELLQGLLEGVGHPFTRNFHFIDSVKAYLSYALLRASVSQSPVIFQYATGIFLVLLLRFRESLKGEIGIFFPLIVLRSLDGLDFPISQKLSVLRMVEKVCKDPQMLVDIFVNYDCDLEAPNLFERMVTSLSRISQGTQNTDPNTVAVSQATSIKGSSLQCLVNVLKSLVDWEKSRGESENQSNKTRSLDGEAKEPVDVTSNFEKAKAHKSTLEAAISEFNRQPVKGVEYLKSNKLVENTPSSVAQFLRSTPSLDKAMIGEYLGHHEEFPLAVMHAYVDSMKFSGMKFDTAIRELLKGFRLPGEAQKIDRIMEKFAERYCADNPGLFKNADTAYILAYAVIMLNTDAHNPMVWPKMSKSDFVRMNAVDDAEECAPTELLEEIYDSIVKEEIKMKDETAGLEKSGKYKPEGEERGRLVSILNLALPRSALSVDTKSESEAIIKKTQAIFRNQGAKRGVFYTTQQLELVRPMVEAVGWPLLATFSVSMEEGENKSRVVLCMEGFKAGIHITHVLGMNTMRYAFLTSLVRFTFLHAPKEMRSKNAEALRTLLSLCDSETGSLRDTWNAVLECVSRLEFITSTPSIAATVMQGSNQISKDALLQSLRELAGKPSEQVFVNSVQLPSDSVVEFFTALCGVSAEELKQTPARVFSLQKLVEISYYNMARIRMVWARIWSVLAYHFISAGSHRDEKIAMYAIDSLRQLGMKYLERAELANFTFQNDILKPFVVLMRNSRSETIRSLIVDCIVQMIKSKVGSIKSGWRSVFMIFTAAADDELESIVESAFENVEQVILEHFDQVVGDCFMDCVNCLIRFANNRTSHRISLKAIALLRICEDRLAEGLIPGGALRPLDVNMDTTFDVTEHYWFPMLAGLSDLTSDPRPEVRSCALEVLFDLLNERGTKFSSTFWESIFHRVLFPIFDHVRHAGKESLVSSDDEWFRETSIHSLQLLCNLFNTFYKEVCFMLPPLLSLLLDCAKKTDQTVVSLSLGALVHLIEVGGHQFSESDWDTLLKSIRDALYTTQPLELLNALGFENLKNNNRVLIGDLEVNSGDSPSIKCDYDGVDSRQFDVSDNGRNPNAPVLAKQNSGVQMKTDGSEGLPSPSGSASKSAEAGSLQRTQTIGQRIMDNLFLRNLSKPKAIPSDASVPSSPIRAPEAVEPDIRDEEESSLLGTCRSKCITQLLLLGAIDSIQKKYWSKLKAPQKIAIMDILLSALEFAASYNSYTNLRTRMHQIPDERPPLNLLRQELAGTVIYLEILQKATSGVSADKEGETDGEEKVEGLAEEKLVSFCEQVLREASDLQSGSGETTNMDIHRVLELRSPIIIKVLKGMCFMNQQIFRRHLRDFYPLLTKLVCCDQMDVRGALGDLFRAQLKALLP; encoded by the exons ATGGCGGGCGGCGCAGCTGGCGGTTTTGTGACGAGAGCATTCGAGTCTATGCTCAAGGAGTGCTCTCCTAAGAAGCATGCAGATCTTCAGAAGACTATTCAGGCTTATTTAG ATAGTACGAAAGAGGTCAACCAGACTCCACAAACCGAACCAAGTGAGAAGAATCAAGCTACAACTTCAGCTGACGATGGAAG TTCTCCTGAAACAGAAGGTGAAGCTGCAAAAACTGATACAGAACCAGGTCAGTCTCAAACTGAGGAGGCAGAGTCCGTTGCCAAGCCGGCGATCACCACCACAACTATTTCAACTGTCCTAGCAAAGGCCGGGAACACCTTAGAAGGAGCTCAGGCAGAGCTTGTTTTGAATCCCCTACGACTTGCGTTGGAGACAAAGAACTTGAAAGTCCTAGAACCTGCTCTGGATTGCCTTCAT AAACTCATTGCATATGATCATTTAGAGGGAGATCCTGGTCTAGAGGATGGTAAAAGTGTACCGCTGTTCTCAGACCTTCTGAACATGGTTTGCAGTTGCGTTGACAACTCATCACCTGATAG TACCGTTCTGCAAGTGTTGAAGGTTCTTCTTACTGCCGTGGCATCCACGAAGTTTAGGG TACATGGGGAACCTTTGCTGGGAGTTATCAGAGTGTGCTACAATATTGCTCTGCACAG CAAGAGTCCCATAAACCAAGCAACGTCAAAGGCAATGCTTACGCAGATGGTCAGCATCATATTCAGGAGAATGGAGACTGATCCG GGACTTGAGGTTGCATCATCTGGTTCTGGTGGACATATAGAAGCCATTTCAGGACAAACTTCAAATACTGAAGCCGAAGAAACTTCAAATACTGAAGCCGAAGAAACTTCCTCAGAAGGACAAAGTGAGAAAGAAATGACTTTAGGAGATCAACTTAACCAGGTCAAAGATACACCCATTGCATCTGTTGAGGAACTTCATAATCTTGCTGGCGGTGCTGACATCAAG GGCTTAGAGGCTGTCCTGGACAAAGCTGTGCATCATGAAGATGGTAAAAAGATAACCAG AGGGATTGACCTCGAGAGCATGACCATAGTTCAACGTGATGCCTTACTGGTTTTCCGCACTCTTTGCAAG ATGGGGATGAAGGAAGACAACAATGAAGTTACATTGAAGACGAGGATTTTGTCTCTTGAGCTGTTGCAG GGTTTATTGGAAGGGGTTGGCCATCCATTTACTAGGAACTTCCATTTTATTGACTCGGTGAAAGCATACCTTTCATATGCTTTGTTGCGGGCTTCAGTTTCCCAGTCTCCTGTCATATTTCAG TATGCAACAGGAATTTTTTTAGTGCTATTGTTGCGATTCAGAGAAAGCCTCAAG GGTGAAATAGGCATCTTCTTTCCCTTGATAGTTCTACGATCACTGGATGGCTTGGATTTTCCAATTAGCCAGAAATTAAGTGTTCTTAG GATGGTTGAAAAAGTTTGCAAGGATCCTCAGATGCTTGTTGACATATTTGTGAACTATGATTGTGATCTTGAGGCACCAAACTTGTTTGAGCGTATG GTTACAAGTCTATCCAGAATttctcaagggactcaaaacacaGATCCAAATACGGTTGCTGTATCACAGGCAACCTCAATTAAAGGTTCATCTCTTCAG TGTCTCGTGAATGTGCTTAAATCACTAGTTGATTGGGAAAAGTCACGTGGAGAATCAGAAAACCAGAGTAATAAGACTCGGTCTCTAGATGGAGAAGCTAAAGAACCTGTTGATGTAACCAGTAACTTTGAGAAGGCAAAAGCTCATAAATCTACATTGGAAGCTGCCATCTCTGAG TTCAATAGGCAACCAGTAAAGGGTGTAGAATATCTGAAATCCAATAAATTGGTGGAAAATACACCCAGTTCGGTTGCCCAATTTTTGAGAAGTACTCCCAGTCTGGACAAG GCTATGATTGGGGAATATTTGGGTCACCATGAAGAATTTCCCCTTGCTGTGATGCATGCTTATGTAGATTCCATGAAGTTTTCAGGAATGAAGTTTGACACTGCAATTCGTGAACTTCTTAAAGGATTCAGACTTCCAGGGGAAGCTCAAAAGATAGATCGCATCATGGAAAAATTTGCAGAGAG ATATTGTGCAGATAATCCAGGTCTTTTCAAAAATGCAGACACCGCATACATTTTAGCATATGCGGTTATAATGTTGAATACTGATGCGCATAATCCAATGGTGTGGCCTAAAATGTCCAAGTCAGATTTTGTACGCATGAATGCTGTAGATGACGCAGAAGAGtgtgctccaactgaacttcTGGAAGAAATCTACGATTCAATTGTTAAAGAAGAGATAAAGATGAAAGATGAGACTGCTGGTCTTGAGAAAAGTGGAAAATATAAGCCAGAAGGTGAAGAGAGAGGCCGCCTTGTCAGTATCCTTAATCTGGCTCTTCCCAGAAGTGCTTTGTCCGTTGATACTAAGTCTGAAAGTGAAGCTATCATTAAGAAAACACAAGCTATATTTCGGAATCAAGGAGCAAAAAGAGGGGTCTTCTATACTACACAACAATTAGAGCTAGTAAGGCCTATGGTTGAAGCTGTAGGATGGCCTTTGCTCGCTACATTTTCTGTTTCAATGGAGGAGGGTGAGAATAAGTCGAGGGTTGTTCTCTGTATGGAGGGATTTAAAGCTGGAATACACATTACACATGTTCTTGGAATGAATACCATGCGCTATGCCTTTTTAACATCTTTGGTCAG atttactttcttgcatgcTCCGAAGGAAATGCGTAGTAAAAATGCAGAAGCACTGCGAACTCTACTCTCTCTTTGTGATTCAGAGACTGGCTCCCTTAGAGATACATGGAATGCAGTTTTAGAATGTGTTTCTCGGCTTGAGTTCATTACTTCAACTCCTTCTATAGCAGCAACAGTCATGCAAGGATCAAACCAAATCTCCAAAGACGCTCTTCTTCAATCTTTAAGAGAGTTGGCTGGAAAACCTTCTGAACAAGTATTTGTGAATAGCGTTCAGCTTCCTAGTGATTCTGTAGTGGAGTTCTTCACTGCACTCTGTGGCGTATCAGCTGAAGAACTAAAACAAACTCCAGCTCGTGTGTTTAGCTTGCAAAAACTTGTAGAGATCAGCTACTACAACATGGCTCGTATACGCATG GTCTGGGCTAGAATATGGTCTGTTTTGGCATACCACTTTATTTCAGCTGGGAGTCATCGTGATGAAAAAATTGCTATGTATGCAATAGATTCTCTGAGGCAGCTTGGTATGAAGTATCTGGAGCGAGCGGAACTTGCCAATTTCACATTCCAAAATGACATTCTTAAACCTTTTGTTGTTCTTATGCGCAATAGTCGAAGTGAAACCATAAGGAGCTTAATAGTTGATTGCATTGTTCAA ATGATAAAATCCAAAGTAGGGAGCATCAAGTCTGGATGGCGTAGTGTTTTCATGATTTTTACAGCTGCTGCAGATGATGAATTGGAATCAATCGTTGAGAGTGCATTTGAAAATGTTGAACAGG TTATCTTGGAACACTTCGATCAAGTAGTTGGAGATTGTTTCATGGACTGTGTCAACTGTCTTATCAGGTTTGCTAATAATAGAACTTCACACCGTATAAGTTTGAAGGCTATTGCACTCTTGCGGATATGTGAGGATCGTCTGGCAGAG GGTCTTATACCTGGTGGTGCCTTGAGGCCTCTTGATGTAAATATGGATACAACTTTTGATGTGACCGAACATTATTGGTTCCCAATGCTGGCTGGTCTGTCTGATCTGACATCGGATCCAAGACCAGAAGTCAGAAGCTGTGCACTTGAAGTTTTGTTTGATCTACTGAATGAGAGAGGTACCAAGTTCTCATCAACATTTTGGGAGAGCATTTTTCATCGGGTCTTGTTTCCCATATTTGATCACGTGAGACATGCTGGAAAGGAAAGCTTGGTTTCTTCTGACGATGAATGGTTCCGTGAAACAAGCATTCACTCGCTGCAGTTGCTTTGCAACCTTTTCAACACGTTTTATAAG GAGGTATGTTTCATGTTGCCACCCCTACTCAGTCTACTTTTGGATTGTGCCAAAAAGACTGATCAAACAGTAGTTTCATTATCTCTGGGTGCACTGGTGCATCTCATTGAAGTTGGAGGACATCAATTTAGTGAGAGCGACTGGGACACATTGTTGAAAAGCATAAG AGATGCTTTGTACACAACGCAACCACTTGAACTGCTAAACGCTTTGGGATTTGAGAATCTGAAGAACAATAATAGGGTGCTAATCGGAGATTTAGAGGTCAATTCAGGTGATAGCCCTTCCATAAAGTGTGATTATGACGGAGTGGATAGCCGTCAATTTGATGTCAGTGATAATGGAAGAAATCCAAATGCACCGGTGTTGGCCAAACAAAACTCGGGGGTGCAAATGAAGACGGATGGATCTGAAG GCCTTCCATCACCATCGGGAAGTGCTTCAAAATCTGCTGAAGCTGGAAGCCTCCAACGGACTCAAACAATAGGTCAAAGAATTATGGACAATCTGTTTCTCAGAAATCTTTCTAAGCCTAAGGCTATTCCATCCGATGCTTCAGTACCATCTTCTCCAATTAGG GCGCCTGAGGCTGTCGAACCTGATATCAGAGATGAGGAGGAGAGTTCACTGTTGGGAACTTGTAGGAGCAAATGCATCACTCAACTTTTACTGCTTGGCGCCATTGACAGTATTCAG AAGAAATACTGGAGCAAGTTGAAAGCACCACAAAAGATTGCTATTATGGACATATTGCTGTCTGCATTAGAGTTCGCCGCTTCCTATAATTCATATACCAATCTCAGAACACGCATGCACCAAATTCCTGATGAGAG GCCACCTCTGAATCTTCTTCGCCAAGAATTAGCTGGAACTGTCATATATCTGGAGATCTTACAGAAGGCAACCTCTGGGGTTAGTGCCGACAAAGAGGGAGAAACTGATGGTGAAGAGAAAGTCGAAGGATTAGCAGAAGAGAAACTGGTGTCTTTCTGTGAACAGGTACTCAGGGAGGCATCTGATCTGCAGTCCGGTTCTGGCGAGACTACTAATATGGATATTCATCGGGTTCTGGAGTTACGATCTCCGATAATTATCAAG GTGCTTAAAGGCATGTGCTTTATGAACCAACAAATTTTCAGAAGGCATCTGAGAGACTTCTATCCGTTGCTTACAAAACTCGTATGCTGTGACCAG ATGGATGTTCGCGGAGCTCTTGGTGATTTATTCAGGGCACAATTGAAAGCACTTCTGCCATAA